The Methanomassiliicoccus sp. genome includes the window TTCGAGAAGAACGTCTGCCAGAGAACGACCGTTGCCCGATAGTTACATGACCCGGCCGCTGCCAATTGTGGGACGTGCAGAAGAACATGCGCATGTCGCTCTACTTCACCGCCCCCCGGGAGGTCATGCTGCGCCGGGAGGAGGTCCCCCCTCCCGCCCCGGGAGAGGTCCAGGTCCGTAGCCTGGTCTCGGGGATAAGCGCGGGGACGGAGATGCTGTTCTACCGTGGCCTGGTGGACGATGGGACTCCCCTTGACACCACCATCCCGTCCCTGAGAGAAGGCCTCCACCGTCCGTTCAAGTACGGCTATGCTACGGTGGGGGTGGTGGAATCGACGGGCGAGGGGGTGCCATCTGGCTGGGAGGGGAGAACGGTCTTCAGTTTCCATAGCCACGAGAGCCTGTTCAACGCCACCTTGGCCGAGGTCCTTACGGTCCCCCCGGGAATCGCAGTGGAGGATGCCGTCATGTTCCCCCCGACGGAGACCGCGCTCTCGCTGGTCATGGACGCCGCTCCCCTGGTGGGGGAGAGAGCAGTGGTGATGGGGCAGGGAGTGATCGGCCTACTAACTACTGCGGTCCTGGCGCTCATGCCGCTGTCGCGGTTGGTGACCGCCGATCTCGTTCCCTTGCGGAGGGAACGGAGCATGGGCCTGGGGGCCGATGCCAGCGTCGATCCGTCGCAGGGACCGAAAGGTTTCCAGGAGATTACCGGGCTTGGAGATCGTTCTGCGGATCTGGCGTTCGAACTCACCGGCAACCCCCAGGCCCTAGAGCTAGCGACCCACCTGTGTGGGGTGGAGGGACGGATCATCATCGGCTCGTGGTATGGGAACCAGGCATTCAGCTGTCCCCTGGGGGAGGACTTCCACCGCAAGCGCCTGCGCATCATCAGCAGTCAGGTCAGCAGGATCGGCGGAGCGTTGGCTCCTCGGTGGACCAAGGCGAGGCGGATCGAGGAAGCCTGGAGACTGGTCTCCCGTCTCCGACCTTCAGGCCTGATCACTCACCGTCTTCCCTTCGGCAAGGCTCCCTCTGCATATCGGCTCCTCGACGAGAACGCCGCCGACGCCATCCAGGTCATATTAGAATATCCGGAGGGCTGACATGTACCGCACTGGGCTCAGTGCCAGACTCACCTCCACTCATCACCTCGCCGGAGGCTCCCCGGAGGAGAGCGTGGATCACGCTCATGACTACCTCGTAGAGGTGACCGTTGCCGGTGCGGAGGTCGACGCCAAAGGGTACTTGGTGGACATCGATCTCCTGAGGTCGGCGCTGATTGCGGCCCTCCGACGGTACGAGGGCCGCTGTCTCAACGAGCTACCGGAGTTCCGATCGATGGCACCATCCCTGGAGAACCTCTCACGGGAGATCTACGACCAGCTGAGGCCCATGCTCGCTGCGGGCCGGTCCCTCGAGGTGCGGGTGTGGGAGGATCAGGAGGCTTGGGCCGGTTATGAGGGTCCGAAGGGATGAAGGCCGGCCTGGTGATCTACGGTGATCTGGAGACGCCGACCGGCGGTTACCTTTACGATCGCATGCTGGTACGGCACCTCCGCGCCAGGGGGGATCGGGTGGAGGTCATATCCATGCCCCACCGGAGGGCGGGGACGGGTTTGCTCGACAACCTCGACCCACGTCTGCTGAGGCGATTGCTGGAGTTGGATGCCGAGGTGTTGCTGGAGGACGAGCTCAACCACCCGTCCCTGTGTCTGCTCAACGAGCGCTTCCGCCGATCCTCGGAAATGCCCATAATCCCCATCGTGCACCACCTCTCATGGGTGGCAGAGAGGAACCCATGCCGGGCGGCCCGTTCCCGTATCCTGGAGCAGAGGTACCTGCGAACGGCCGACGGGTTCATTTTCAACAGCTGGGCCACGAGATGTTCGGTGCTGGAGCTAGTCCCTGGAGCAGAGGGTGCGGTCGCCCACCCGGGGAGGGACCACATCGCCCCTCTTGCCTGCTCCCGGGAGGGAAGGGAAGGCCCACTTACCGTCCTGTACCTAGGCAACATTATGCCACACAAGGGGCTCGACGTCTTGGTCCGGGCGATAGCCAAGCTCCCCCGGTCCGCGGTCCGCCTGGACGTCGTAGGGGCGGCCCTGGACACGGAGTACCTGCTGTCGGTCGGGCACGTGGTGGCGGCGGAGGGTCTGGGCGAGGTTGTGCGTTTCCACGGGCGCCTGGCCGAAAAGGAGAAGGTCGAGATGATGTGTTCGGCGGACGTCCTGGTCATGCCTTCCTATCACGAAGGGTACGGGCTGGTGATCGTGGAGGCCATGGCTGCCGGGCTACCGGTCATCGCCCCCGCTTCGGGTGGGGCGCGGGAGATAATATCTGATAGAAGGGAAGGCTTCCTGTGCGAGGGAGGGGATGAGGAAGGGATTGCCGGCAATCTACGTGCACTGATCAATCCCTCCCTGCGAGCCGAGATGTCGGCCTGCGCGAGGGCGAGGTTTGAGCATCTGCCGACATGGGAAACGGAGATGGAACGGGCCCGGGCTTACCTTGAGCGGATCGTCGGACAAAGTCCAAAAAATGTCGGACGAAACGGCAGATATTATCATTAATGAGCACTGATAATGACCCCTCTCATACGCACCTCTGGCTTATTTTTTCGCCTATCGAGGTCATTATTAAAATTAATATTTATCAAATAAAATACTGAGAAACATATTTTAGAGATTGAAAAGAAACGTTCAAGTACCCTACGTCCCGCTCGTCGGAATAGTAATCGCGTGAGGAAAGGTTGATTAAAATGAATCACAAGCTAGCGGTAGCTCTGGCGATAATGGCCCTGTTACTGCCTGGGATGATCATAATCTGCGACGCTCCGTCTGCCTCGGCGGCGACCACCTATGGTCGGGTCAGCGTGTCGGGCACGCAGATACTCATTAACGGGGAGGCAACCTCCCAAAAGTTCTTTGGACAGGTGGAGACCACGGCCCTCCAATATGCGATCCTCGCCTACATCAACGGGGAGACCGCTGTTGCCGGCAAGACCTCGCACCTCAATGGGCCGGACACCTCCAACC containing:
- a CDS encoding 6-carboxytetrahydropterin synthase; translated protein: MYRTGLSARLTSTHHLAGGSPEESVDHAHDYLVEVTVAGAEVDAKGYLVDIDLLRSALIAALRRYEGRCLNELPEFRSMAPSLENLSREIYDQLRPMLAAGRSLEVRVWEDQEAWAGYEGPKG
- a CDS encoding glycosyltransferase family 4 protein; amino-acid sequence: MKAGLVIYGDLETPTGGYLYDRMLVRHLRARGDRVEVISMPHRRAGTGLLDNLDPRLLRRLLELDAEVLLEDELNHPSLCLLNERFRRSSEMPIIPIVHHLSWVAERNPCRAARSRILEQRYLRTADGFIFNSWATRCSVLELVPGAEGAVAHPGRDHIAPLACSREGREGPLTVLYLGNIMPHKGLDVLVRAIAKLPRSAVRLDVVGAALDTEYLLSVGHVVAAEGLGEVVRFHGRLAEKEKVEMMCSADVLVMPSYHEGYGLVIVEAMAAGLPVIAPASGGAREIISDRREGFLCEGGDEEGIAGNLRALINPSLRAEMSACARARFEHLPTWETEMERARAYLERIVGQSPKNVGRNGRYYH
- a CDS encoding zinc-binding dehydrogenase; its protein translation is MQKNMRMSLYFTAPREVMLRREEVPPPAPGEVQVRSLVSGISAGTEMLFYRGLVDDGTPLDTTIPSLREGLHRPFKYGYATVGVVESTGEGVPSGWEGRTVFSFHSHESLFNATLAEVLTVPPGIAVEDAVMFPPTETALSLVMDAAPLVGERAVVMGQGVIGLLTTAVLALMPLSRLVTADLVPLRRERSMGLGADASVDPSQGPKGFQEITGLGDRSADLAFELTGNPQALELATHLCGVEGRIIIGSWYGNQAFSCPLGEDFHRKRLRIISSQVSRIGGALAPRWTKARRIEEAWRLVSRLRPSGLITHRLPFGKAPSAYRLLDENAADAIQVILEYPEG